One Streptomyces hundungensis DNA segment encodes these proteins:
- the whiG gene encoding RNA polymerase sigma factor WhiG, which translates to MPQHTSGSDRTAAPPAARGSGTVRPSAPSSVDQLWRSYKASGDERLREQLILHYSPLVKYVAGRVSVGLPPNVEQADFVSSGVFGLIDAIEKFDIERAIKFETYAITRIRGAMIDELRALDWIPRSVRQKARAVERAYATLEAQLRRTPSEIEVASEMGIAVEELHAVFSQLSLANVVALEELLHVGGESGDRLSLMDTLEDTSADDPVEVAEDRELRRLLARAINTLPEREKTVVTLYYYEGLTLAEIGNVLGVTESRVSQIHTKSVLQLRAKLADVGR; encoded by the coding sequence ATGCCCCAGCACACCTCCGGGTCTGATCGCACGGCAGCGCCCCCGGCTGCCCGCGGCAGCGGCACCGTGCGGCCATCGGCACCCTCGTCCGTGGACCAGCTGTGGCGGTCGTACAAAGCCTCCGGCGACGAGCGGCTGCGCGAGCAGTTGATCCTGCACTACTCGCCCCTGGTCAAGTACGTCGCGGGCCGCGTGAGCGTGGGCCTGCCCCCCAACGTCGAACAAGCCGACTTCGTGTCCTCTGGGGTCTTCGGGCTCATCGACGCCATCGAGAAGTTCGACATCGAGCGGGCCATCAAGTTCGAGACGTACGCCATCACACGGATCCGCGGCGCGATGATCGACGAACTGCGCGCCCTCGACTGGATCCCGCGCTCCGTACGCCAGAAGGCGCGCGCCGTGGAACGCGCCTATGCGACCCTCGAAGCCCAGCTCAGACGCACCCCGTCGGAAATCGAAGTCGCCTCCGAGATGGGCATCGCGGTCGAGGAACTGCACGCCGTCTTCAGCCAGTTGTCGCTCGCCAACGTCGTGGCCCTCGAAGAACTGCTGCACGTGGGCGGTGAGAGCGGCGACCGGCTCAGCCTCATGGACACCCTGGAGGACACCTCCGCCGACGACCCCGTCGAAGTCGCCGAGGACCGCGAACTGCGCCGGCTGCTCGCCCGGGCGATCAATACGCTTCCCGAACGCGAGAAGACCGTCGTCACGCTCTACTACTACGAGGGCCTCACCCTCGCCGAGATCGGCAACGTCCTCGGGGTCACCGAGAGCCGAGTGAGCCAGATCCACACCAAGTCGGTGCTCCAGCTGAGGGCCAAACTGGCGGACGTCGGGCGCTGA
- the dprA gene encoding DNA-processing protein DprA — translation MTAAAAGAERLARAALTRVVEPGDERAGRWLRTYGAIELLRRLAAPRGPEDDPPGASPARLDSHRRRAALADPERDLTTAAAVGARFLVPGDEEWPRQLDDLGDARPVGLWVRGHADLRMWALRSVAVVGARACTPYGAHMGAVLGSGLAEKGWVVVSGAASGVDGAVHRGTLAAKGATIAVLACGVDVIYPRGHAELIGRIAEQGLLVGELPPGDHPTPSRFIVRNRVIAALTRGTVVVEAEYRSGSLVTARAAQKLGRFTMGVPGPATSGLSAGVHELLRGEAVLVTDAEEVIELVGDMGELAPTRRGPVLPRDLLAPDAARVLEALPAHGAVPARDLAREAGTSADEALGRLYELHALGFVERVGDDWKLTPAALDPSGTRRGGA, via the coding sequence ATGACGGCCGCCGCCGCCGGTGCCGAGCGCCTCGCCCGAGCCGCCCTCACCCGTGTCGTCGAACCCGGGGACGAACGCGCCGGGCGCTGGCTGCGCACCTATGGCGCCATCGAGCTCCTGCGCCGCCTCGCCGCGCCGCGAGGCCCCGAGGACGATCCGCCCGGCGCGAGCCCCGCCCGGCTCGACAGCCACCGCCGCCGCGCCGCCCTCGCCGACCCCGAGCGGGACCTGACGACCGCGGCCGCCGTGGGCGCCAGATTCCTCGTCCCCGGCGACGAGGAATGGCCCCGCCAACTCGACGACCTCGGCGACGCCCGGCCCGTCGGCCTCTGGGTCCGTGGCCATGCCGACCTACGGATGTGGGCCCTGCGTTCCGTCGCCGTGGTCGGCGCCCGCGCCTGCACACCGTACGGCGCGCACATGGGCGCCGTCCTCGGCTCCGGGCTCGCCGAAAAGGGGTGGGTCGTCGTGTCCGGAGCCGCCTCCGGAGTCGACGGCGCCGTCCACCGCGGCACCCTCGCCGCTAAAGGCGCCACCATCGCCGTCCTCGCCTGCGGCGTCGATGTCATCTACCCGCGCGGGCACGCCGAGTTGATCGGACGCATCGCCGAACAGGGCCTCCTCGTGGGCGAATTACCGCCAGGCGATCACCCAACTCCGAGCAGGTTCATCGTGCGCAACCGCGTCATCGCCGCCCTCACCCGGGGAACCGTCGTCGTCGAGGCCGAGTACCGCAGCGGCTCCCTCGTCACCGCCCGCGCCGCGCAGAAGCTGGGCCGCTTCACCATGGGCGTCCCCGGCCCCGCCACCAGCGGCCTCTCCGCGGGCGTCCACGAACTCCTGCGCGGCGAAGCCGTCCTGGTCACCGACGCCGAGGAAGTCATCGAACTGGTCGGAGACATGGGCGAGCTCGCCCCCACCCGCCGCGGGCCCGTCCTGCCCCGCGACCTCCTGGCCCCCGACGCCGCCCGCGTCCTGGAAGCCCTGCCCGCCCACGGCGCCGTACCCGCCCGCGACCTCGCGCGCGAGGCGGGCACCAGCGCCGACGAAGCGCTCGGGCGCCTCTACGAACTGCACGCCCTCGGCTTCGTCGAACGCGTCGGGGACGACTGGAAGTTGACACCGGCCGCCCTCGACCCGTCCGGCACGCGGCGAGGCGGTGCTTGA
- a CDS encoding YifB family Mg chelatase-like AAA ATPase translates to MGFARTCSVALVGVEGVVVEVQADLEPGVAAFTLVGLPDKSLAESRDRVRAAVVNSGDTWPQKKLTVGLSPASVPKSGAGFDLAIACATLGAAERIDPRELTDLVMIGELGLDGRVRPVRGILPAVLAAAEAGYEQVVVPEQTAAEAALVPGISVLGVRSLRQLVAILTDEPVPEEEPAEQGRPDAMLAGLVVPGAGAGTGLATGPRDADLDLIDVAGQHAARAALEIAAAGGHHLLLSGPPGAGKTMLAERLPGILPPLTRRESLEVTAVHSVAGILPPGEPLVRRAPYCAPHHSATMQSLVGGGNGLPRPGAVSVAHRGVLFLDEAPEFAGKALDALRQPLESGHVVIARSAGVIRLPARFQMILAANPCPCGRHTLHGAGCECPASMIRRYQARLSGPLLDRVDLRVEVEPVRREDLLGAGGRGEPSAAVAARVLAARQRTAARLEGTPWNSNSEVPGHELRTRWLTAPGALTGAERDMERGLLTARGLDRVLRVAWTIADLAGADRPDTGHVALALELRTGISRGAPLPTGSGT, encoded by the coding sequence ATGGGATTCGCCCGCACCTGCTCCGTCGCCCTCGTCGGCGTCGAAGGCGTCGTCGTAGAAGTCCAGGCCGACCTCGAACCCGGCGTCGCCGCCTTCACCCTCGTCGGCCTCCCCGACAAGAGCCTCGCCGAGAGCCGCGACCGAGTACGGGCCGCCGTCGTCAACTCCGGTGACACCTGGCCCCAGAAGAAACTCACCGTCGGGCTCAGCCCCGCGTCCGTCCCCAAGAGCGGCGCCGGTTTCGACCTGGCCATCGCCTGCGCCACCCTCGGCGCCGCCGAACGCATCGACCCCCGCGAACTCACCGACCTCGTCATGATCGGCGAACTCGGCCTCGACGGACGCGTACGCCCCGTCCGGGGCATCCTGCCCGCCGTCCTCGCCGCCGCCGAAGCCGGCTATGAACAAGTGGTCGTCCCCGAACAGACCGCCGCCGAGGCCGCCCTCGTGCCCGGCATCTCCGTCCTCGGCGTCCGCAGCCTGCGCCAACTCGTCGCCATCCTCACCGACGAGCCCGTCCCCGAGGAAGAACCCGCCGAACAGGGCCGCCCCGACGCCATGCTCGCCGGGCTCGTCGTACCGGGCGCCGGAGCCGGCACCGGTCTCGCCACCGGCCCCCGCGACGCCGACCTCGACCTCATCGACGTCGCCGGCCAGCACGCCGCCCGCGCCGCCCTGGAAATCGCCGCGGCGGGCGGCCACCACCTGCTGCTCTCCGGCCCTCCGGGAGCCGGCAAGACCATGCTCGCCGAGCGACTGCCCGGCATCCTGCCGCCCCTGACCCGCCGGGAATCCCTCGAAGTGACCGCCGTCCACTCCGTCGCCGGAATCCTCCCGCCGGGCGAACCCCTCGTGCGCCGGGCCCCCTACTGCGCCCCGCACCACTCCGCCACCATGCAATCCCTGGTCGGCGGCGGCAACGGCCTCCCACGCCCCGGCGCCGTCTCCGTCGCCCACCGCGGAGTGCTCTTCCTCGACGAAGCCCCCGAATTCGCCGGCAAAGCCCTCGACGCGCTGCGCCAACCCCTCGAATCCGGCCACGTCGTCATCGCCCGCAGCGCCGGAGTCATCCGGCTCCCGGCCCGCTTCCAGATGATCCTCGCCGCCAACCCCTGCCCCTGCGGACGCCACACCCTGCACGGCGCGGGCTGCGAATGCCCCGCCTCCATGATCCGCCGATACCAGGCCAGACTCTCCGGCCCCCTCCTCGACCGCGTCGACCTCCGCGTCGAAGTCGAACCCGTACGCCGCGAAGACCTCCTCGGCGCCGGAGGACGCGGCGAACCCAGCGCCGCCGTCGCCGCCCGCGTCCTCGCCGCCCGACAACGCACCGCGGCCCGCCTCGAGGGCACCCCCTGGAACAGCAACAGCGAAGTCCCCGGACACGAACTGCGCACCCGCTGGCTCACCGCCCCCGGCGCCCTCACCGGCGCCGAACGCGACATGGAACGCGGCCTGCTCACCGCGCGCGGCCTCGACCGCGTCCTGCGCGTCGCCTGGACCATCGCCGACCTCGCCGGAGCCGACCGCCCCGACACCGGCCATGTGGCCCTCGCCCTCGAACTGCGCACCGGCATCTCCCGAGGCGCGCCCCTGCCCACCGGGAGCGGCACATGA
- a CDS encoding YraN family protein: MNARGALGKYGEDLAVRLLEAAGMTVLQRNWRCGRTGEIDIVAHDDTAPGGPVLVICEVKTRRTGAYEHPMAAITPTKADRLKRLAGHWLADHGGPPPGGVRIDLVGVVLPRRGAPRAEHVQGVA; this comes from the coding sequence ATGAACGCTCGCGGAGCACTCGGAAAATACGGCGAAGACCTGGCGGTACGGCTGCTCGAAGCGGCCGGAATGACGGTCCTGCAACGCAACTGGCGCTGCGGCAGGACGGGCGAAATCGACATCGTCGCCCACGACGACACGGCCCCCGGCGGCCCCGTGCTCGTCATCTGCGAAGTCAAGACCCGCAGGACCGGTGCCTATGAACACCCCATGGCCGCCATCACCCCCACCAAGGCGGACCGCCTCAAACGCCTCGCCGGTCACTGGCTCGCGGACCACGGCGGACCCCCACCCGGGGGAGTGCGCATCGACCTCGTCGGCGTCGTCCTGCCCCGCAGGGGCGCCCCGCGCGCCGAGCACGTCCAGGGGGTGGCCTGA
- a CDS encoding DUF2469 domain-containing protein, with amino-acid sequence MSAEDLEKYETEMELKLYREYRDVVGLFKYVIETERRFYLTNDYEMQVHSVQGEVFFEVSMADAWVWDMYRPARFVKQVRVLTFKDVNIEELNKSDLELPGG; translated from the coding sequence ATGAGCGCCGAGGACCTCGAAAAGTACGAGACCGAGATGGAGCTGAAGCTCTACCGGGAGTACCGCGACGTCGTCGGTCTGTTCAAATACGTGATCGAAACCGAGCGTCGCTTCTACCTCACCAATGACTACGAGATGCAGGTGCACTCCGTCCAGGGCGAGGTGTTCTTCGAGGTGTCGATGGCGGACGCCTGGGTGTGGGACATGTACCGGCCCGCGAGGTTCGTCAAGCAGGTACGCGTCCTCACATTCAAGGACGTGAACATCGAGGAGCTGAACAAGAGCGACCTCGAACTGCCGGGCGGCTGA
- a CDS encoding NUDIX hydrolase, whose amino-acid sequence MLLDPQDRILLMHGYEPEDPADTWWFTPGGGLEGDETHAEAALRELAEETGITDVELGPVLWQRTCSFPFDGRRWDQDEWYYLARTTQTEATPTGLTELELRSTAGLRWWTSAELSAARETVYPTRLAELLRTLLVEGPPHAPVVLDPEIV is encoded by the coding sequence ATCCTGCTCGACCCGCAGGACCGCATCCTGCTCATGCACGGTTACGAACCCGAAGACCCCGCCGACACCTGGTGGTTCACCCCCGGCGGCGGCCTTGAGGGCGACGAGACCCACGCCGAGGCCGCCCTGCGCGAACTCGCGGAGGAGACCGGAATCACCGACGTCGAACTCGGTCCCGTCCTGTGGCAGCGCACCTGTTCGTTCCCCTTCGACGGACGCCGCTGGGACCAGGACGAGTGGTACTACCTCGCCCGCACCACCCAGACCGAGGCCACCCCGACGGGCCTGACGGAACTGGAGCTGCGCAGTACCGCGGGGCTGAGGTGGTGGACCTCCGCCGAACTGTCAGCGGCGCGTGAGACGGTGTACCCGACCAGGCTCGCCGAGCTGCTGCGCACGCTGCTCGTCGAGGGTCCTCCGCACGCGCCGGTGGTCCTGGACCCCGAAATCGTCTAG
- the lepB gene encoding signal peptidase I, producing MSGNGLDHDGHGRGLGSVLSGLAVAVGCVLFLGGFAWGAVQYKPYTVPTQSMEPTVQAGDRVLAQRISGGDVRRGDVVVFSDPKWANVPMVKRVVGIGGDHVACCGKDGRLTVNGKPVDEPYLHGKDASGTPFDAKVPAGQVFLLGDDRLVSLDSRVHLDDAANGSVPLSTVNARVDAIAWPLNGMLERPTGFGDLPGGISRPGPLKLILGAVVAGALLIVAGAAHGPIAGLARRRRARARTAQPAGK from the coding sequence ATGAGCGGTAACGGACTGGACCACGACGGCCACGGCCGCGGTCTCGGCAGTGTGCTGTCGGGGCTGGCCGTGGCCGTCGGCTGTGTGCTCTTCCTCGGCGGCTTCGCCTGGGGCGCCGTGCAGTACAAGCCGTACACGGTGCCCACCCAGTCCATGGAGCCCACCGTCCAGGCCGGCGACCGCGTCCTGGCGCAGCGCATATCCGGCGGCGACGTGCGGCGCGGCGACGTCGTGGTGTTCAGCGACCCGAAGTGGGCCAATGTGCCGATGGTCAAGCGGGTCGTCGGCATCGGCGGCGACCACGTCGCCTGTTGCGGCAAGGACGGTCGCCTCACCGTCAACGGCAAGCCCGTCGACGAACCGTATCTGCACGGCAAGGACGCCTCCGGCACCCCCTTCGACGCCAAGGTCCCGGCCGGACAGGTCTTCCTCCTCGGCGACGACCGCCTCGTCTCCCTCGACTCCCGCGTGCACCTGGACGACGCCGCCAACGGCTCGGTCCCGCTGAGCACCGTGAACGCCCGGGTGGACGCCATCGCCTGGCCGCTGAACGGCATGCTGGAGCGGCCCACCGGCTTCGGTGACCTGCCGGGCGGCATCTCGCGGCCCGGGCCGCTGAAACTGATCCTGGGGGCCGTGGTCGCCGGCGCGCTGCTGATCGTGGCGGGCGCCGCCCACGGCCCCATCGCCGGCCTCGCCCGCCGCCGCAGGGCCCGGGCCCGCACCGCCCAGCCCGCCGGGAAGTGA
- the lepB gene encoding signal peptidase I, translating to MVPAQDNGPGDGGSGGEGPDDGEGRTPRKPRSFWKELPLLIGIALVLALLIKTFLVQAFSIPSDSMQDTLQRGDRVLVDKLTPWFGAEPQRGEVVVFHDPGGWLDGEPTPNPNAAQKFLSFIGLMPSAEEKDLIKRVIAVGGDTVECKKGGPVTVNGKALNEPYIFPGDTACDDMPFGPIKVPDGRIWVMGDHRQNSLDSRYHQELTGGGTVSNDEVVGRAFTIAWPLNRLDWLGVPDTFDQPGLSAMGTAAPAAVGLAGAVPMVLWRRRKLLQAQVKAETPVAGG from the coding sequence GTGGTGCCGGCGCAGGACAACGGCCCGGGCGACGGCGGATCCGGTGGCGAAGGACCCGATGACGGCGAGGGACGCACCCCCAGGAAGCCCCGTTCCTTCTGGAAGGAGCTGCCGCTCCTCATCGGCATCGCCCTGGTCCTCGCCCTGCTGATCAAGACGTTCCTGGTCCAGGCCTTCTCCATCCCGTCCGACTCGATGCAGGACACCTTGCAGCGCGGGGACCGGGTGCTCGTCGACAAGCTCACGCCGTGGTTCGGCGCCGAGCCGCAGCGCGGCGAGGTCGTCGTCTTCCACGACCCGGGCGGCTGGCTCGACGGCGAGCCGACTCCCAACCCGAACGCCGCGCAGAAGTTCCTCTCCTTCATCGGACTGATGCCGTCCGCCGAGGAGAAGGACCTGATCAAGCGGGTCATCGCGGTCGGCGGCGACACCGTGGAGTGCAAGAAGGGCGGCCCTGTCACCGTCAACGGCAAGGCCCTGAACGAGCCGTACATCTTCCCCGGCGACACCGCCTGCGACGACATGCCGTTCGGCCCGATCAAGGTGCCCGACGGGCGGATCTGGGTGATGGGCGACCACCGCCAGAACTCGCTGGACTCCCGCTACCACCAGGAGCTCACCGGGGGCGGCACGGTCTCCAACGACGAGGTCGTCGGCCGCGCCTTCACCATCGCCTGGCCGCTCAACCGCCTCGACTGGCTCGGCGTACCGGACACCTTCGACCAGCCCGGCCTGAGCGCCATGGGCACGGCCGCACCCGCCGCCGTCGGCCTGGCCGGTGCCGTGCCGATGGTGCTGTGGCGGCGCCGCAAGCTCCTTCAAGCCCAGGTCAAGGCGGAAACCCCGGTGGCCGGGGGCTGA
- the lepB gene encoding signal peptidase I has protein sequence MGSRGRPRNPRPAPDHPLPTGTRPTSGVPTSGVPTSGAPVTGRRGHGGRATSGAPVTGRRGHSGRAERRRLARKVKRRRRRSAVREIPLLITVALLIALVLKTFLVQAFVIPSGSMQQTITIGDRVLVDKLTPWFGSRPERGDVVVFKDPGGWLKGEQKTPTSEDPVVVKQVEQALTFIGLLPSDDEQDLIKRVIAVGGDTVKCCDKDGRVIVNGRPLDEPYVFSAPGDPSALIQFEVKVPEGRIFVMGDHRTNSADSRYHLDDGHHGTVPVSGVVGRAVVVAWPFSHWRRLEVPPTFGSVPDAPGGFAHAPSHRVSSRDPAPEPDRATQPPTPAELPLVMGVVGLSLVRARRWHRVRSGCGGFGGRRTIRTRRAGGAAGEPARRFLPGTRSGPRPGGTRGRPRARPCGAGAGQRPGRRRIRWRRTR, from the coding sequence ATGGGTAGCCGCGGCCGGCCACGCAACCCCCGCCCCGCCCCCGACCACCCGCTGCCCACCGGCACCCGGCCCACCTCCGGTGTGCCCACCTCCGGTGTGCCCACCTCCGGCGCGCCCGTCACGGGCCGGCGAGGCCACGGCGGCCGGGCCACCTCCGGCGCGCCCGTCACGGGCCGGCGAGGCCACAGCGGCCGGGCCGAACGGCGCAGGCTCGCCCGCAAGGTCAAGCGCCGCAGACGCAGGTCCGCGGTGCGCGAGATACCGCTGCTGATCACCGTGGCCCTGCTCATCGCGCTGGTCCTGAAGACGTTCCTCGTCCAGGCCTTCGTGATCCCCTCCGGCTCCATGCAGCAGACCATCACCATCGGCGACCGCGTCCTCGTCGACAAACTCACCCCCTGGTTCGGCTCCCGACCCGAGCGCGGGGACGTCGTCGTCTTCAAGGACCCCGGCGGCTGGCTCAAGGGCGAACAGAAGACGCCCACCAGCGAGGACCCCGTCGTCGTCAAACAGGTCGAACAAGCACTGACCTTCATCGGTCTGCTGCCCTCCGACGACGAGCAGGACCTCATCAAGCGCGTCATCGCCGTGGGCGGCGACACCGTCAAGTGCTGCGACAAGGACGGCAGGGTCATCGTCAACGGACGGCCCCTCGACGAGCCGTACGTCTTCAGCGCCCCCGGCGATCCGTCCGCGCTCATCCAATTCGAGGTAAAGGTTCCCGAGGGCCGGATCTTCGTGATGGGCGACCACCGGACCAACTCGGCGGACTCCCGCTACCACCTCGACGACGGCCACCACGGCACTGTCCCGGTCAGCGGGGTGGTGGGCCGAGCAGTCGTCGTGGCCTGGCCTTTCTCGCACTGGCGCAGACTCGAGGTGCCACCCACATTCGGCTCGGTGCCCGACGCGCCCGGCGGTTTCGCACACGCTCCGTCGCATAGGGTGTCGTCCCGGGATCCGGCGCCCGAGCCGGACCGAGCGACACAGCCCCCGACCCCTGCGGAACTCCCGCTCGTTATGGGAGTGGTGGGCCTGAGCCTCGTACGGGCCAGGCGGTGGCACAGAGTGAGGAGTGGATGTGGGGGATTTGGCGGTCGGCGCACGATCCGGACGCGAAGAGCCGGAGGAGCGGCCGGAGAACCAGCTCGCCGATTCCTCCCCGGGACCCGCAGCGGGCCACGGCCCGGCGGAACCCGCGGACGGCCCCGCGCCCGGCCCTGTGGTGCCGGCGCAGGACAACGGCCCGGGCGACGGCGGATCCGGTGGCGAAGGACCCGATGA
- the lepB gene encoding signal peptidase I: MDTEAQHTERDRSAAPTPGRARRSRSARFSALAGHLEGPWRKTGAVLVLCVVFLLALSHYVVQPFLIPSGSMEPTLQVGDRVLVDKLAYRFDRTPARGDVIVFDGRGSFVREGDEGNPLGRAVRSAGAALGLSEPAETDYVKRVIGVGRDHVVCCDRSGRIQVNGTAIDEPYLHPGDAPSQVPFDIVVPDHTLWVLGDHRSRSSDSRDHLGDPGGGMVPVDRVIGRVDWIGWPWGRWTTVDGPAPFTDVRDPGAAHG, encoded by the coding sequence ATGGACACCGAAGCACAGCACACGGAGCGCGACCGCAGCGCCGCCCCCACACCGGGGCGCGCGCGACGGTCGCGCTCCGCGCGTTTCTCCGCCCTGGCCGGCCACCTCGAAGGCCCCTGGCGCAAGACCGGGGCGGTGCTCGTGCTCTGCGTGGTCTTCCTCCTGGCGCTCAGCCACTACGTGGTGCAGCCTTTCCTCATCCCCAGCGGCTCCATGGAGCCCACCCTTCAGGTCGGCGACCGGGTCCTGGTCGACAAGCTCGCCTACCGCTTCGACAGGACACCCGCGCGCGGCGACGTCATCGTCTTCGACGGCCGGGGCTCCTTCGTACGAGAAGGCGACGAGGGGAACCCCCTGGGGCGCGCGGTTCGTTCAGCAGGAGCGGCCCTCGGCCTGAGCGAGCCCGCCGAGACCGACTACGTCAAGCGCGTCATCGGAGTCGGCCGCGACCACGTGGTCTGCTGCGACCGGAGCGGGAGGATCCAGGTGAACGGCACGGCGATCGACGAGCCCTACCTCCACCCCGGCGACGCGCCCTCCCAGGTGCCCTTCGACATCGTGGTGCCCGACCACACCCTGTGGGTCCTCGGCGACCACCGCTCACGCTCCAGCGACTCCCGCGACCACCTCGGCGACCCCGGCGGCGGCATGGTCCCGGTGGACCGCGTCATCGGACGCGTCGACTGGATCGGCTGGCCGTGGGGACGCTGGACGACGGTGGACGGCCCAGCACCCTTCACGGACGTACGCGACCCCGGCGCGGCCCATGGGTAG
- the rplS gene encoding 50S ribosomal protein L19 yields the protein MASLLDSVNAATLRSDVPAFRPGDTVNVHVRVIEGNRSRIQQFKGVVIRRQGAGVSETFTVRKVSFSVGVERTFPVNSPIFEKIDVVTRGDVRRAKLYFLRELRGKAAKIKEKRDR from the coding sequence ATGGCAAGCCTGCTCGACTCCGTCAACGCCGCCACGCTGCGCAGCGACGTCCCGGCCTTCCGCCCGGGTGACACCGTCAACGTCCACGTCCGCGTGATCGAGGGCAACCGCTCCCGTATCCAGCAGTTCAAGGGCGTCGTCATCCGCCGCCAGGGCGCCGGTGTCTCCGAGACCTTCACCGTCCGCAAGGTCTCCTTCTCCGTCGGCGTCGAGCGCACCTTCCCGGTGAACTCCCCGATCTTCGAGAAGATCGACGTCGTGACCCGCGGTGACGTCCGTCGCGCCAAGCTCTACTTCCTCCGTGAGCTGCGCGGAAAGGCCGCGAAGATCAAGGAGAAGCGCGACCGCTGA
- the trmD gene encoding tRNA (guanosine(37)-N1)-methyltransferase TrmD: MRLDVVTIFPEYLDPLNVSLVGKARARGQLDVHVHDLREWTYDRHNTVDDTPYGGGPGMVMKTEPWGDCLDEALANGYESGAHGPVLVVPTPSGRPFTQELAVELSERPWLIFTPARYEGIDRRVMDEYATRLPVYEVSIGDYVLAGGEAAVLVITEAVARLLPGVLGNAESHRDDSFAPGAMANLLEGPVYTKPPEWRGHGIPDVLLSGHHGKIARWRRDEAFKRTAQHRPDLIERCEATAFDKKDRETLSILGWAPEPGGRFWRRPRDVEE, encoded by the coding sequence ATGCGGCTCGACGTCGTCACCATCTTCCCCGAGTACCTCGACCCGCTGAACGTCTCCCTCGTCGGCAAGGCCCGCGCCCGCGGACAGCTCGACGTCCACGTCCACGACCTGCGGGAGTGGACGTACGACCGGCACAACACCGTCGACGACACCCCCTACGGCGGCGGCCCCGGCATGGTCATGAAGACCGAGCCCTGGGGCGACTGCCTGGACGAGGCGCTCGCGAACGGTTACGAATCGGGCGCGCACGGCCCCGTCCTCGTCGTGCCCACCCCCAGCGGCCGCCCCTTCACCCAGGAACTCGCCGTCGAACTCTCCGAGCGGCCCTGGCTGATCTTCACGCCCGCCCGCTACGAGGGCATCGACCGCCGCGTCATGGACGAGTACGCCACCCGGCTCCCCGTGTACGAGGTGTCCATCGGCGACTACGTCCTGGCCGGCGGCGAGGCGGCCGTCCTGGTGATCACCGAGGCGGTGGCCCGCCTGCTGCCCGGCGTCCTCGGCAACGCCGAATCCCACCGCGACGACTCCTTCGCACCCGGCGCCATGGCCAACCTCCTCGAAGGCCCCGTCTACACCAAGCCGCCCGAGTGGCGCGGCCACGGCATCCCGGACGTCCTGCTCAGCGGGCACCACGGGAAGATCGCGCGCTGGCGGCGCGACGAGGCGTTCAAGCGCACCGCCCAGCACCGGCCCGACCTGATCGAACGCTGCGAGGCGACGGCCTTCGACAAGAAGGACCGCGAAACCCTCTCCATCCTCGGCTGGGCCCCCGAGCCCGGCGGCCGATTTTGGCGCAGGCCGAGGGACGTGGAAGAATAG
- the rimM gene encoding ribosome maturation factor RimM (Essential for efficient processing of 16S rRNA) — protein MQLVVARIGRAHGIKGEVTVEVRTDEPELRLGPGAVLTTDPASAGPLTIETGRVHSGRLLLRFEGVRDRTAAEALRNTLLIADVDPAALPDEPDEYYDHQLMDLDVVLADGTEVGRITEITHLPSQDLFIVERPDGTEVMIPFVEQIVTEIDLEAQRAVIDPPPGLIDDRAEIASARDDEAADDSDHPEDAR, from the coding sequence GTGCAGTTGGTAGTCGCGCGGATCGGCCGCGCCCACGGCATCAAGGGCGAGGTCACCGTCGAGGTGCGCACCGACGAGCCGGAGCTGCGACTCGGCCCCGGCGCCGTACTCACCACCGACCCGGCGTCGGCGGGCCCGCTGACCATCGAGACCGGCCGGGTGCACAGCGGCCGACTGCTGCTGCGCTTCGAGGGCGTACGCGACCGCACCGCCGCCGAGGCGCTGCGCAACACCCTTCTGATCGCCGACGTCGACCCGGCCGCCCTGCCCGACGAGCCCGACGAGTACTACGACCACCAGCTCATGGACCTGGACGTCGTGCTCGCCGACGGCACCGAGGTCGGCCGCATCACCGAGATCACCCATCTGCCCTCGCAGGACCTCTTCATCGTGGAGCGGCCCGACGGCACCGAGGTCATGATCCCCTTCGTCGAACAGATCGTCACCGAGATCGACCTGGAGGCCCAGCGCGCGGTCATCGACCCGCCGCCCGGCCTGATCGACGACCGCGCCGAGATCGCCTCGGCCCGGGACGACGAGGCCGCCGACGACAGCGACCACCCCGAGGACGCGCGCTGA
- a CDS encoding RNA-binding protein: MLEEALEHLVKGIVDNPDDVQVASRNLRRGRVLEVRVHPDDLGKVIGRNGRTARALRTVVGAIGGRGIRVDLVDVDQVR, from the coding sequence ATGCTCGAGGAGGCTCTCGAGCACCTCGTGAAAGGCATCGTCGACAACCCTGACGACGTGCAGGTCGCCTCGCGCAACCTGCGCCGGGGGCGCGTGCTGGAGGTCCGGGTCCACCCCGACGACCTCGGCAAGGTGATCGGCCGCAACGGCCGTACCGCCCGCGCCCTGCGCACCGTCGTGGGCGCAATCGGCGGACGTGGCATCCGGGTCGACCTCGTCGACGTGGACCAGGTTCGCTGA